A DNA window from Leishmania panamensis strain MHOM/PA/94/PSC-1 chromosome 27 sequence contains the following coding sequences:
- a CDS encoding hypothetical protein (TriTrypDB/GeneDB-style sysID: LpmP.27.1740), whose product MSRRPSGSFGRSGSASSHLSSAGGGGGDAGSSTAAAPAVFCVNPVLFENCGALLNAPSGLTTTAVLKVLQSTGNKTSISLAKWKETAMMVLGLRESTAYAIFDVFFALSGGCIQNTPAYSGGERSSVAQLRQESNRALLQKMGGTVDQNRWPAASTARQVSLPGLLVFLLCQLFVERRRAGAPNKLTSEAVAEYVRQHLHDFISAVAATCSSRLTLADAAELGYLLREVVNGVEQPFGLSIGFLWQFNEKTIDVAVLSQYLRVRIRANSEIAKVGSVATTAANAFGFNNVTVQNLDSTVHITPYALLPDIAFRLLSSNLTISNCSQTHIYAPSVLPHTQLSSLTNCTVLLGPVSGVLSVQNCHHCCISALCGAIVVSNCTNVTLYVCVNTPPVLLSNESLNGGVGMSGASSSKTNGAASFPPRSGVRFAPYNSFYPAIEQHISSSGISPLLNVWNVGLPDHESILPPSEFQSMPFPLTHSANLSNVTRTNPCPLPMPYRDAVNRRLQRLRDVNEAIADATGQLRGAGRNDLVDELHQRVTSMFRDWLKETGQEHILADLTHTVAPSKTVG is encoded by the coding sequence ATGTCCCGGAGACCGAGCGGCTCGTTTGGCCGCAGCGGAAGCGCCTCCagccacctcagcagcgcaggcgggggcggcggcgacgccggaagctcgactgcggcggcaccggcggtgTTCTGCGTGAACCCCGTTCTCTTTGAGAActgcggtgcgctgctgaaTGCGCCGAGCGggctgacgacgacagcTGTGCTCAAGGTGCTGCAAAGCACCGGCAACAAGACGTCCATTTCGCTCGCCAAGTGGAAGGAGACAGCTATGATGGTGCTCGGGCTACGCGAGTCAACTGCGTACGCCATTTTCGACGTTTTTTTCGCCTTAAGCGGGGGCTGCATCCAAAACACGCCGGCCTATTCGGGTGGGGAGCGGTCcagcgtggcgcagctgcgtcaggAGAGCAAtcgtgctctgctgcagaAGATGGGCGGCACTGTTGATCAAAACCGCTGGCcagccgcctccaccgcgcgACAGGTGAGTCTGCCAGGGCTTCTTGTCTTTCTACTTTGTCAGCTGTTCGTGGAGCGCAGGCGGGCTGGCGCGCCCAACAAGCTCACCTCGGAGGCGGTGGCCGAGTACGTTCGGCAGCATCTGCACGATTTCatcagcgccgtcgccgctacGTGTTCGTCTCGTCTGACCCTGGCTGACGCAGCAGAGCTTGGCTATTTGCTTCGTGAGGTTGTCAACGGTGTTGAGCAGCCGTTCGGACTCAGTATCGGCTTTCTTTGGCAATTTAACGAAAAGACGATTGACGTCGCGGTTCTCTCCCAGTACCTGCGAGTGCGCATCCGGGCCAACAGCGAAATAGCAAAGGtcggcagcgtcgccacgacagcagcaaacGCTTTCGGCTTCAACAACGTCACTGTCCAGAACCTAGACAGTACAGTCCACATCACGCCGTACGCCCTTCTGCCCGATATAGCGTTCCGTCTGCTGTCATCTAACTTGACCATCTCGAACTGCTCGCAGACGCACATCTACGCTCCCTCGGTGCTCCCCCACACCCAACTTAGCTCCCTCACGAACTGTACCGTCTTACTGGGTCCGGTGAGCGGTGTACTGAGTGTGCAGAACTGCCATCACTGCTGCATCTCCGCCCTTTGTGGAGCGATTGTGGTGAGCAACTGCACGAACGTCACTCTGTACGTATGTGTGAACACACCGCCAGTGCTCCTGTCGAACGAGAGCTTGAACGGCGGCGTGGGGATGTCAggggcgagcagcagcaagacgAACGGTGCAGCATCTTTTCCTCCCAGGAGCGGGGTGCGCTTTGCTCCGTACAACTCATTCTACCCCGCCATTGAGCAGCACATCAGCAGCTCCGGCATTAGCCCGCTGCTGAACGTATGGAACGTGGGACTGCCTGATCACGAATCGATTCTGCCACCCTCGGAGTTCCAGAGCATGCCCTTTCCCCTGACGCACTCTGCCAACCTCAGCAATGTTACCCGCACAAACCCATGCCCACTGCCGATGCCGTACCGTGATGCAGTGAACcgccgtctgcagcggcTACGTGATGTGAACGAGGCTATCGCTGATGCCACCGGGCAGCTGAGGGGGGCCGGGCGCAACGACCTTGTGGAtgagctgcaccagcgcgtCACATCCATGTTCCGCGACTGGCTGAAGGAGACGGGGCAGGAGCACATCTTGGCAGACTTGACACACACCGTGGCGCCAAGCAAAACAGTGGGCTGA